The genome window TTTATCGAGATGATCGTATACGCCTTCTTGCTTTAATACTTCTAGACAAGCGATTCCAGCTTGGATGGAGGCTGGATTTCCAGCATGAGTTCCTGCTTGGTATGCTGGTCCAACTGGTGCCACTTGATCCATGATTTCTTTTCTTCCGCCATAAGCACCGATTGGAAGACCACCGCCGATTACTTTTCCTAAGGCAGTCAAGTCAGGGTAAACACCTAATAAATCCTGTGCTCCACCGTAAGTAAAGCGGAAAGCAGTAATTACCTCATCATAAATAACAAGTGCGCCTGCTGCATGTGTTAAATCATTAATTCCTTGTAAAAATCCTTCTACTGGTTCAACAATTCCGAAGTTCCCAACGATTGGCTCGACCAGAACAGCGGCTACTTGATCGCCCCATTTATCCAATGCATCTTTATACGCATCTAAATCATTGAAAGGAACCGTGATAACGTCTGCAGCAATTACTGCAGGAACACCGGCAGAATCTGGTGTGCCAAGCGTAGAAGGACCTGAACCAGCTGCAACAAGCATTGGATCAGAGTGACCATGATAGCATCCAGCGAATTTGATGACTTTATTTCTGCCTGTATACGCGCGAGCAACACGAATGGTTGTCATTACTGCTTCTGTTCCAGAGTTCATAAACCGGATTTTTTCCATGGATGGAATGGCTTCTTGCAGCATTTTCGCGAATTTCACTTCATGCGGAGTTGGTGTTCCGAATAGAAGACCAGTTTCGGCAGCGCGTGTTACTGCCTTTGTAATATGTGGGTGAGCATGTCCTGTAACAATCGGACCGTATGCAGCTAAATAATCGATATATTGATTTCCGTCTACATCAAAGAAGTAAGCACCTTGTCCTCTTTCCATTACGATCGGTGACCCGCCGCCAACCGCCTTATAAGAGCGCGAAGGACTGTTGACACCTCCGACAATAATCTCTAAAGCTTCTTCATGCAATCGTTCTGAATTTGTATGTAACATATAAACCTCCTATAAATCGTATCATTCTATAAAAAATACCTTCCCCCATTTTAGCACTTTTTAAAAGAAGATAAAGGGAAACAGCTTTTTAACCTAAGAGTACCTTTCGTACGTTTTCAATAGGAGAAAGAGATAAACGAATAAATAAGCAAGACAAGCATAGATATTAATGATAGAGGAATTACATTTATGCAAGGAAGTAAGGAGGTAAGGAAATGTTTTATGTCTTATTAGCACTCATTCTATTTTTTATTGCAATGAGCTTAAAAACACTATTTGTTCCTTACCAGAGAAAAGAAAAATGGGTCTCATTCGAGAATTTTATGTACTTAATCTTTGTCTATATCACCATTATGATTGGCTTTGGTCTAATCTATACATTATTCCAGATGAATGGCATCCCGGTTTATAATGATGGACAGGCACCTTCTTTAAACTATGATTTCTTTCATACACTCCATACAAGTATTTATTTTAGCGGGGTGACTTTATTTTCCGTAGGGTTTGGCGACTTAATGCCAATTGGGATGGGGAGGATGGTTGTCCTTATTGAGGCGTTGATCGGATACACAATTCCCGCTGCTTTTGTAGCACGGGCAGTATTTGATCTGAACAACTAGCAAAATGCTTTTCTTGATTCATAAAAGCATTTTAGGTAGGCTTAAATAAAAAGCAAAGGCGGGATACAATGTCTGTTCATATTGGAGAAACAGTGCCAGATTTTGAGTTAGAAGCAAATAATGGAGAGAAAATAAAATTATCCGATTATCGAGGAAAGAATGTTGTCTTATATTTTTATCCGAAAGATATGACACCAGGATGTACAACAGAAGCATGTGATTTTCGCGATAATCATGAAGATTTCCAAGGATACAACGCAGTAGTACTAGGAGTCAGCCCTGATCCGATTTCAAGACATCAGAAATTTATCGAAAAGCACGAGCTGCCATTCCTGTTATTAGCGGATGAAAATCATGAAGTAGCGGAAAGCTTTGATGTTTGGAAACTAAAAAAGAATTTTGGAAAAGAGTATATGGGAATTGAAAGATCAACCTTCCTGATCGACAAAGAAGGGAAGCTTGCGATGGAATGGCGCAAAGTAAAAGTCGCTGGCCATGTAGCAGAAATCAAACAAGCTTTAGAAAAAATCGAAGCCTAATTTTTATGGTAGGGACTTTTGTCCACTCATTAAAAGCCGAAGAGCATATTGTATAGTGAGCATATACCTCCTCATATATATGTCGGTGGCCAACGAAAACGTTCGTTGGTCTTTTTTTATGGAGAGAAGGGGGAAATGGATAAAACTTCTGGTGAAAAAAATACGGTTTCATGCATATAATGTAAGTGTATTATCAATAACATCTTAGCATCGACTATTATATAATAGTATTTATTGTTAAATAATCATTATTGTGTTTTCAGATTGTTCATACATCTAGAAAACCGCGCTCTTACAGTAACTGTGTTGACAAAACCCTGCTATTATTAGTACACTATTTATAAACATTATAAAATAAGAATATCTTTTAGAAATGGGGTGCATGTCCGTGGAACATAATGAGTTGCAAGAAGCTCTTGATAAGCTGAAAGAAACAGGAGTGCGCATTACCCCGCAGCGTCATGCGATACTTGAATATTTAATAAGCTCAATGTCACATCCGACTGCCGATGAAATTTATAAAGCACTTGAAGGCAAATTTCCAAATATGAGTGTAGCCACTGTTTATAATAATTTAAGAGTTTTTCGTGAAGTGAATTTAGTAAAGGAACTGACATACGGAGATTCCTCCAGCCGGTTTGATTTTATAACTTCTCATCATTATCATATTATCTGTAAAGAGTGTGGCAAAATAGTTGATTTCCATTATCCAGGACTTGATGAGGTAGAGCAATTTGCCAGCCATGTTTCAGGATTCAAAATCAGCCACCACCGTCTGGAAATTTACGGTACTTGTCCTGATTGTGCTCAAAAAGAAGCGCACTAATGTAGAGAATAGAAGAGGCTGTCTTTTTAAGAGTTGCTTTCGTATAAACGTAGCGAGGGGAAATCTTAAAAAGATATCCTCTTTTTTCTGTTTAATCGTTGAAACGAGACTGAAATATTATATGGCAGAAATGATAGCAAAAAGTAATTCTATTTTTAAACAAGTTATAGTAAGATTTCATGTATGCCTAGATGAGGGCAGGATTTTAAGAGAAAATGTCGAAATAATACGAAACGAATAAAATTATTCATGGAGATGGAGGAATAACGATGGAAGATATTCTTCGTCCTATATATCAAGAAAGAGCTAGCCAGACAAATACATTGGGCGTATTAATCATTGATAAGAAACAAAATGAGATGACCGTGACAGATACTTTTGATACAGTCATGCTAATTATTGTGAAAGAAGCAGAACAGCCTGTTTTTATCAAGCACTATACATATGCAGATAAGAAAGCGGCTCTACATATTGTTACAGAAAAACAATTAAGAAGCTGGATTTTATTAGGGAATAACAAAAGAATTTTTGAATGGATATATAATGGGAGAGTTGTTTTTGATCGCAATGAATTTATTTATCGACTCAAAAATGAGTTAAAAGAATTTCCCGTTAACGAAAGAAAACAAAAAATGGCGCTAGAATTCGCCAAGCTTATTAAACGATATATGGATGGGAAAGCGTTCTTTGAAAATAAACATTATCTGGACGCCTATAATGATATTGTTCATTCCTTACATCATTTAGCTCGATTAGCTGTGATCGAAAATGGATTCCACCCAGAAGTAACGGTATGGAGCCAAGTAAAACAAATGGAGCCAGAAATCTATAAACTATATGTAGAATTAGTAAATAGTGATGAGCCTATTGAAAAGAGACTCGAGCTATTATTCTTAGCAAGTGAATTTTTAATTCATTCAAGAATGAGAACAAGCACAAGCTATATACTCGATATATTAAAAGAAAAAGACGCTTGGACATTTAGCGAACTGTTAGAAAAAGAAGAACTGCTTATTTACGCAGTTGATTTAGGAATGTTGATCGAATACTTAATCGATAAGCATTTAATAGAAGTAGTCAACATTTCTACGAAAAGTCCAGGTGTTTATCATCGATGTTATCGTGTTTTAGAAAAAAAATAAAAAAGTTTTAGAAAAAGTGTTGACCATTATCGTAGAATAATGTTATATTAATATCCGTCGCTGAAACAACATGAACTGTTGAAGTAAACGACGGAATAGAATTTCTAAAAAACACTATTGACAATGAATGTTGATAGATGTTATATTAGGAAAGTCGCTTCCTAAGTGACTAACTAAATTGCTCTTTGAAAACTGAACAAACAAACGTCAACAATAATCGTTTTATAACTAACATTATAGAACAAAAAAAGTAACAAAAAGCTAGAGTTTAGCAATGAGCTAATCAACTCTTTATTGGAGAGTTTGATCCTGGCTCAGGACGAACGCTGGCGGCGTGCCTAATACATGCAAGTCGAGCGGACTTTAAAAGCTTGCTTTTAAAGTTAGCGGCGGACGGGTGAGTAACACGTGGGCAACCTGCCTGTAAGACTGGGATAACTTCGGGAAACCGGAGCTAATACCGGATAATCCTTTTCCTTTCATGAGGAAAAGCTGAAAGACGGTTTACGCTGTCACTTACAGATGGGCCCGCGGCGCATTAGCTAGTTGGTGAGGTAACGGCTCACCAAGGCAACGATGCGTAGCCGACCTGAGAGGGTGATCGGCCACACTGGGACTGAGACACGGCCCAGACTCCTACGGGAGGCAGCAGTAGGGAATCTTCCGCAATGGACGAAAGTCTGACGGAGCAACGCCGCGTGAGTGATGAAGGTTTTCGGATCGTAAAACTCTGTTGTTAGGGAAGAACAAGTACAAGAGTAACTGCTTGTACCTTGACGGTACCTAACCAGAAAGCCACGGCTAACTACGTGCCAGCAGCCGCGGTAATACGTAGGTGGCAAGCGTTGTCCGGAATTATTGGGCGTAAAGCGCGCGCAGGCGGTCCTTTAAGTCTGATGTGAAAGCCCACGGCTCAACCGTGGAGGGTCATTGGAAACTGGGGGACTTGAGTGCAGAAGAGAAGAGTGGAATTCCACGTGTAGCGGTGAAATGCGTAGAGATGTGGAGGAACACCAGTGGCGAAGGCGACTCTTTGGTCTGTAACTGACGCTGAGGCGCGAAAGCGTGGGGAGCAAACAGGATTAGATACCCTGGTAGTCCACGCCGTAAACGATGAGTGCTAAGTGTTAGAGGGTTTCCGCCCTTTAGTGCTGCAGCAAACGCATTAAGCACTCCGCCTGGGGAGTACGGCCGCAAGGCTGAAACTCAAAGGAATTGACGGGGGCCCGCACAAGCGGTGGAGCATGTGGTTTAATTCGAAGCAACGCGAAGAACCTTACCAGGTCTTGACATCCTCTGACACTCCTAGAGATAGGACGTTCCCCTTCGGGGGACAGAGTGACAGGTGGTGCATGGTTGTCGTCAGCTCGTGTCGTGAGATGTTGGGTTAAGTCCCGCAACGAGCGCAACCCTTGATCTTAGTTGCCAGCATTCAGTTGGGCACTCTAAGGTGACTGCCGGTGACAAACCGGAGGAAGGTGGGGATGACGTCAAATCATCATGCCCCTTATGACCTGGGCTACACACGTGCTACAATGGATGGTACAAAGGGCAGCAAAGCCGCGAGGTCGAGCAAATCCCATAAAACCATTCTCAGTTCGGATTGTAGGCTGCAACTCGCCTACATGAAGCTGGAATCGCTAGTAATCGCGGATCAGCATGCCGCGGTGAATACGTTCCCGGGCCTTGTACACACCGCCCGTCACACCACGAGAGTTTGTAACACCCGAAGTCGGTGGGGTAACCTTTTGGAGCCAGCCGCCTAAGGTGGGATAGATGATTGGGGTGAAGTCGTAACAAGGTAGCCGTATCGGAAGGTGCGGCTGGATCACCTCCTTTCTAAGGAAAATGGAATTTACATTCCATCAAAGATTGTTGACGATTTGTTGTTCAGTTTTGAGGGAGCAATTAATTCCTCAAAACAGTAATAAGTTTGAGGGTAAAGAGAAACAAGTAGATCAAGGAAGCGAATGCGCGAGCACCGGAGCGTACGACAGTACGTGAGGAGCAGAGCGAAGAAGCTGACGAAGAGATGCGAAGTTTATCTTTAGCCGAAATTGTTCCTTGAAAACTAGATTATGAATAGTAAGAACCAAGAAAGAAACCGAGTAATCGCCATCTTAGATTCTCTATTTTAAATAGTAGAATTAAAAAAACTAAGGCTTTAAGCCAATTAGTTAAGTTAGAAAGGGCGCACGGTGGATGCCTTGGCACTAGGAGCCGATGAAGGACGGGATTAACACCGATATGCTTTGGGGAGCTGTAAGTAAGCTTTGATCCAGAGATTTCCGAATGGGGAAACCCTCTATCCGTAATGGGATAGAATCTTTACCTGAATACATAGGGTACTGAAGGCAGACCCGGGGAACTGAAACATCTAAGTACCCGGAGGAAGAGAAAGCAAACGCGATTCCCTGAGTAGCGGCGAGCGAAACGGGATTAGCCCAAACCAAGAGGCTTGCCTCTTGGGGTTGTAGGACACTCTATATGGAGTTACAAAGGAACG of Niallia circulans contains these proteins:
- a CDS encoding glutamate-1-semialdehyde 2,1-aminomutase, which codes for MLHTNSERLHEEALEIIVGGVNSPSRSYKAVGGGSPIVMERGQGAYFFDVDGNQYIDYLAAYGPIVTGHAHPHITKAVTRAAETGLLFGTPTPHEVKFAKMLQEAIPSMEKIRFMNSGTEAVMTTIRVARAYTGRNKVIKFAGCYHGHSDPMLVAAGSGPSTLGTPDSAGVPAVIAADVITVPFNDLDAYKDALDKWGDQVAAVLVEPIVGNFGIVEPVEGFLQGINDLTHAAGALVIYDEVITAFRFTYGGAQDLLGVYPDLTALGKVIGGGLPIGAYGGRKEIMDQVAPVGPAYQAGTHAGNPASIQAGIACLEVLKQEGVYDHLDKLGALLENGILEAAAKSNVPITINRLKGALTVFFTTEKVYNYKQAESTDSEMFGRFFKLLVEQGIMLAPSKYEAWFITIAHTEEDIEATLHAVDQAFAALKEEYKF
- the bcp gene encoding thioredoxin-dependent thiol peroxidase: MSVHIGETVPDFELEANNGEKIKLSDYRGKNVVLYFYPKDMTPGCTTEACDFRDNHEDFQGYNAVVLGVSPDPISRHQKFIEKHELPFLLLADENHEVAESFDVWKLKKNFGKEYMGIERSTFLIDKEGKLAMEWRKVKVAGHVAEIKQALEKIEA
- a CDS encoding nucleotidyltransferase-like protein, producing the protein MEDILRPIYQERASQTNTLGVLIIDKKQNEMTVTDTFDTVMLIIVKEAEQPVFIKHYTYADKKAALHIVTEKQLRSWILLGNNKRIFEWIYNGRVVFDRNEFIYRLKNELKEFPVNERKQKMALEFAKLIKRYMDGKAFFENKHYLDAYNDIVHSLHHLARLAVIENGFHPEVTVWSQVKQMEPEIYKLYVELVNSDEPIEKRLELLFLASEFLIHSRMRTSTSYILDILKEKDAWTFSELLEKEELLIYAVDLGMLIEYLIDKHLIEVVNISTKSPGVYHRCYRVLEKK
- the perR gene encoding peroxide-responsive transcriptional repressor PerR, whose protein sequence is MSVEHNELQEALDKLKETGVRITPQRHAILEYLISSMSHPTADEIYKALEGKFPNMSVATVYNNLRVFREVNLVKELTYGDSSSRFDFITSHHYHIICKECGKIVDFHYPGLDEVEQFASHVSGFKISHHRLEIYGTCPDCAQKEAH
- a CDS encoding ion channel → MFYVLLALILFFIAMSLKTLFVPYQRKEKWVSFENFMYLIFVYITIMIGFGLIYTLFQMNGIPVYNDGQAPSLNYDFFHTLHTSIYFSGVTLFSVGFGDLMPIGMGRMVVLIEALIGYTIPAAFVARAVFDLNN